DNA from Candidatus Thermoplasmatota archaeon:
TTAGTATATGCTTTTTCATAGCGCTGCTTGGGATTACTGCAATGCTTATTTATCACTCGCCTTATTCGCCAGATGCTGAGTTTATTGCTCGTTTTATAAGCTCTTACGGCTTGATTCTAGTGCTCGTAACTTTGGTGTATGGACTTGAAACTACGATGGGCAGAAATTTATGCTTCGCTACTATATTCAGCTCTTTTCTAGCGCATGGCTTGCTCTTTGTGAGTTACTATGCTATGAATATTTTTAATTTTATAGCGCAAATTTTGATTCTTATAATTTATTTTATTGCCTATAAAAATGTAGCTACTCTCAAAGCTCAGATTGCTAAACAAGAAGAATGAAGAAATATTCCTTTATAGAGCATACTGCTGATATAGCAATAAGAGCCTACGGTAAAAATTTAGATCAATGCTTTGAGAACGCAGCTTTCGCTATGTTCGATATAATTTCGGATACTAAAAAAGTGAAAACTACTGGTGAGTATAAAATAGAGCTTAAAGCTGAGAGCTTAGAGCAATTACTCGTAGATTGGCTTTCTAAACTACTTTATCTACATGACTCAAATAATTTTCTATTTGGTAAATTTAGAGTTGCACTAGATAAGGAGAGAAAAAATTTAAGAGCTCAAGTCTGGGGCGAGAAGTTTGATCGCAACAGGCATTTTGTAGGTAAGGAAATAAAAGCAGTAACCTATCATATGCTGGAAGTAAACGAAAAAGATTGCTACGTGCAGGTTTTGTTCGATATCTGAAAGCTATGCTCTATTCTGAAATAGTTGGAGTTTACGAGAGAATAGAAGCTACTACTAAAAGGCTAGAAATGACAGACTATTTAGTTGAGCTTTTCAAATCAACCCCTAGCGAGATTATAGATAAAGTTGTATATCTTACCCAAGGCAAGCTCTATCCAGACTATGTTAATATCGAGCTTGGCGTCGGTGAAAAGCTCTGTTTAAAAGCGCTTGCATTTGCATCAGGTATAAATGAGAAGGAGCTTGAAAAAATCTGGAAAAAGACTGGCGATTTGGGTACTGCTGCATTTGAAACCATAGCTAAGAGGCATCAAACTGCGCTTTTCTTCACACCTTTAACTGTAACAAGAGTTTATAACAATTTTGAAAAAATAGCTAAAGCTACTGGCTCAGGAGCTCAAGAGCTCAAAATAAAGCTTATTGCAGAACTGCTACACGACTCAGAGCCTAAAGAAGCCAAGTACATTATACGAAGCGTATTGGGCAAGCTCAGATTGGGAATCGCAGATATGACTATTTTAGATGCACTTGCAATTGCATTTGCAGATAAAAAAGAGCGTGAAGAGCTTGAACGCGCATACAATATATGCTCTGATTTAGGCACCGTAGCAAAGATTGTGGCTGAGAAAGGCGTTGAAGATGTGAAAAAAGTTAGTATTAAAATAGGTGTACCTGTGAGAATGATGCTTGCAGAAAGGCTGACCTCGGTAAAGGAAATTATAGAGAAGCTCGGAAGAGCTGTTTACGAGTACAAATACGATGGGCTAAGAATCCAAGCTCATATTGATGGCAAAAAAATATCGCTTTTTTCTAGGCATTTGGAAAATATTACTGCGCAATTTCCTGATCTTCAACAATCTTTAAAAGTTTCTTTCAAATCTGAGAATGGAATAGTGGAAGGTGAATGCGTGCCTGTAAATATCAATACCAACGAGCTATTACCTTTTCAAGAAGTAGCTCATAGAAGAGGTAGGAAGTATGAAGTTAAGGAAGCAAGCGCTGACTATCCAGTAGTTCTGTTCCTGTTCGATTGTTTATATGAGAATGGCAAAGATTTAACAAAAGAAAGTTATTTAGCAAGGCGAAAAATACTGGAAAAAATAATAACGCCCTCAGAGCAAATAAGATTTGCAGAATATCTTATTACAGACAAGATTGAAGAAATAGATGATTTTTTCTGTAAAGCAGTTGAAGCTGGTTGCGAAGGTCTTGTAGCTAAATCTATAAAAGAGGATTCTTTTTATAGAGCTGGTGCTAGAGGATGGCAGTGGATAAAATACAAGCGCGATTACAAATCTGAAATGGTAGATACTGTAGATTTAGTTGCGGTTGGCGCATTCGTAGGCAAAGGTCGTAGAGCAGGTACTTATGGCGCTTTGTTGATGGGTTGCTATAACAAAGAAAAAGATGTCTTAGAGACTGTATGCAAATTAGCTTCAGGGTTCGATGATGAAACGTTATTTAAACTTCCTGAAATGTTCAAAGATTCTGTAATTAGCAAGCCTCATGCAAGAGTTAGCTCTCAGATAAAAGCCGATTACTGGTTTGTACCGAAATATGTATTAGAAGTCTTGGGCGCAGAAATAACCTTAAGTCCTGTTCATACATGCGCATATAATGCGGTAAGGAAAGGCTCTGGACTTGCAATTAGATTCCCTAGATTTACAGGTAAATTGCGCAAAGATAAAGCGCCAGAAGATGCAACTACATCGAAAGAAATTGAAGAAATGTATAAGAAGCAGCTGAAGAAAGCTGGGTAAGACAGACAAAGCTTAACTTATCAGAAAGCTATTATAAGATTAAGTATGGAACTTCCAGAAGGTTATAACGAGAGCACTCTCTGCAAAATACTAGAAAGAGCGAAAACAGACGTTGAAAAAGAATACGGAGCAGTGATTATCACACATTACCTGCGTGAAAAGCTGCTGAGTTACGCACATTACATTGCAAAAAATTACAATTCTCAGTTTGCTTATGAAGAGCTGAAAAGGGAAATAATAACTTTCATCAAGAGCGGCGGGAGATTGTAGGAATGGGTAAATGATTGTGGAAAGAAAAAAGGAATGCAAGTGGGGCTGGAAAGGAAGATATACACTCCTCTGTCCCTTTTGCTGGGTCTGCAAGAACAAAGAAAAATGCAGGGCTGGAGAAAGTTGTAAATTCTGTGGGAAGTGATGGGTATGCCACTGAAAGATGCGGTAGAAGAAATAGTAAAGAGTGTAATGCAGAACGTGTAGCAGGAAAATTGAGAAAAGGCTGAGCGCAGTCATTGATGAAAGGCTGTCTAAGGTAAAGAGCGAAATTATAGAGCTTGCCAAAGAGAGAGTTATAGAAGCTGTTGTTGCAGACCTTGCTGACAGAAAGCCTGCAGAAAAGCCATTTGCTTTGACAAAAATAGACGTTCTGGGGCACGAAGTGGAGTATCGTGCCAGGTATAAGAGCAGGTCTCGTAGATATTTTCGGTAAGAGAAAAGAGCGTGAGGGAGAAGTTTTACTTTACCCACTCAGCGCCTCTACTTGCGCATAGACCTGTCTATCTGTGAAATTGTTCATTTTAATTGAGGATGAAGGGCAAGCAGAGCTGCAGCTACCGCAGCCTTCGCACAGAGCTTCATTTACAGTCATAACTTTTTGCTCAGTAAAAATTTCTTAATTTCTTTTTTACTAGGCAATCCTTCTCTTGCGCCAAATTTAGAGATACAAAAACTTGCAACTATATTTCCTAATTTACCGCATTCTTCTAAACATTTTCGTTTCAGATATCCATAAAGAAAGCCTGCTGCAAAGGCATCTCCAGCACCTGTAAGGTCTAGAACTTTTGTTTTTATTGCTTTGATATGATGTTTTCCGGTAGCTTCAGCGATATAACAGCCTTTTTCGCCTAATGTTACAACAACTGTTTTGCAGCCTGAGCTGATAATTTTATCACAGCCATCCAAGTAATTTTTACGAGTAAGCATTTTTAGCTCTTCATAATTTAAGAAAATAATACTGCATTTTGAGATTATAGGTAGCAAACATTTAAGACCCAACCTTGTGTATAGCGCCCCTGGCGCGAAACTTATTTCTAAGTTAGGTAATTTTTCTACAATCTTTTTTTGTAGCTCAAACTGCTTTAAGTTTGCAAATGAAGTTAAGTGAAGAAGTTTCGCGTTTTTGATATAATTTAGATTTATATGACTTAAAAAGTTGTTCGCTCTAGGTAAAATATACAAAGCTCTTCTTCCAGACCTATCTACAAGTGCTAATGCAAGGCCTGTTCTCTTATTCTCTAAAATTTTAATACCTTTCACACATACTCCAACCGAATTGAAATTCCGGATTATTTCTCTACCTTCCATATCTTTACCCAAACAGCCGACAAAACCTGTTTTTAATCCTAACTTAGCTAACCCGTAGATAGTATTAGCTGCAGAACCTCCTGGCAAATAGTGCTCTTCATCAGCGCAAATTTCGTCTTCTTTCGCTAAAATTCTATCGACTTTAAGTAAGAGGTCGTAATTTAGCGCACCTATGCCAATAACATCTATTTTTTTCATACACTATCCTAGCTTACCAGCTTCGCCTCTAACTATTTTACGAATATTTTTATGAATTTTGATTATTTCATCAAGCTTTTTTTTATTGCCTAAGTAATGGTAGTAAGGAAGCTCTATAGAGCTCTTTTCAAGCTCTTTAGCAAGGCTCACTACCTCTTTTCTACCTTTTTTCTCCCAACTCGTAAGTAAGGGAAGTAAGTGAAAAATATTTGTAGAAGCAACTGCGACTGTACCATATGGTATTGCGTATTCATTGCCATTGAATACAATTGCCAGTCCTTTGTTTTCATTAATAAATTTGAGCATTTTGAAATCTGTAATAGAATCGCCTACAACTACAATTTCATCAAACTTCTTTTTGGCACTGTCAACTATTTTTTTGACTGCCTCAACCTTCCTTTCGCCACCTATAACGAGAGTATTTTTTATTATTTTGCCCAAAGGCGTTTCCAGTAAATCTTTGAAAAAGAAGCTATCAAGTATTGATTTTATTTTCTCGTCTTTCTCAAACTCTGGCGGATGAAGTGCAAGTATCTTGTTCTCAATATCACTAACCAAAGAAAAATCTTCATTCTCAAATTCTTTTAAATAGCTATCAATTGGAAATTTTGTGCATACAGTATTCTCTTTTGGTATTCCTATCTTGCTACCTATATTATAGGCATGCTGCTCGTAAGATGTAGAAATTATATAGCAATTCCAGCCTTTTGAGCACAAATTTTCAACTAATTCTTTAGCACCTTCAATAACAACTGCTTTTTCAGAAATTTTTTTTATGTCAGCACTTGAAATTTTATGATAAACTAAAAAAGGCGCTATTAGTGCTAGAGTATCGCCTGGCTCATAATTTTTCCTTTTTTCTAAAGTTAGCAAATCATCATAGCGCGAGATAACCTCGAAAATTTTATATCCATTTTTTAGCAATCCCATAACCTCATATGCATTATCCTGCGGCGAAAGAGGGCCCTCAAGATCGAAAAAGATTAGCTTATGCATTTGCTAACTTCTTTTATGAGCTTCTTTGATATTATATTTTATGACTTTTATCTCTGCCGTAAAATATATTATAAAGCCTGCTTTTAACTTATTTTCAGATAAAAAAATGATTGCAAAACGAAAGGAGGAGCATGTAAGGATATGCTTAAAAGAAGAAGTGCGTTCTAAAATAAATTATCTTGATTTTGTGAGTTTAGTTCATTGCTCCTTACCTGAGCTCAACAAATCAGAAATAAATTGCTCTTCAAAAATTTTCAACTGCAAGTTAAATGCGCCTATTATTGTTACTGCAATTACAGGTGGTTATCCGCAAGCTGAAAAAATAAATAATAATTTAGCACAAGCTTGCGAAAAGTTAGGAATAGGATTTGGAGTTGGGAGTGAAAGAATAGCGCTAGAACAAAAGCTTGCAAGAAAAAGTTTTGAACTTGTAAAAAATTATAATATTCCTTTTGTCATTGCAAATATAGGCGCACCGCAACTCATAGACCAGAAAAAATCTAAAGCTTTAAGTTTTGGT
Protein-coding regions in this window:
- a CDS encoding archease; this encodes MKKYSFIEHTADIAIRAYGKNLDQCFENAAFAMFDIISDTKKVKTTGEYKIELKAESLEQLLVDWLSKLLYLHDSNNFLFGKFRVALDKERKNLRAQVWGEKFDRNRHFVGKEIKAVTYHMLEVNEKDCYVQVLFDI
- a CDS encoding ATP-dependent DNA ligase; amino-acid sequence: MLYSEIVGVYERIEATTKRLEMTDYLVELFKSTPSEIIDKVVYLTQGKLYPDYVNIELGVGEKLCLKALAFASGINEKELEKIWKKTGDLGTAAFETIAKRHQTALFFTPLTVTRVYNNFEKIAKATGSGAQELKIKLIAELLHDSEPKEAKYIIRSVLGKLRLGIADMTILDALAIAFADKKEREELERAYNICSDLGTVAKIVAEKGVEDVKKVSIKIGVPVRMMLAERLTSVKEIIEKLGRAVYEYKYDGLRIQAHIDGKKISLFSRHLENITAQFPDLQQSLKVSFKSENGIVEGECVPVNINTNELLPFQEVAHRRGRKYEVKEASADYPVVLFLFDCLYENGKDLTKESYLARRKILEKIITPSEQIRFAEYLITDKIEEIDDFFCKAVEAGCEGLVAKSIKEDSFYRAGARGWQWIKYKRDYKSEMVDTVDLVAVGAFVGKGRRAGTYGALLMGCYNKEKDVLETVCKLASGFDDETLFKLPEMFKDSVISKPHARVSSQIKADYWFVPKYVLEVLGAEITLSPVHTCAYNAVRKGSGLAIRFPRFTGKLRKDKAPEDATTSKEIEEMYKKQLKKAG
- a CDS encoding 4Fe-4S binding protein, with translation MTVNEALCEGCGSCSSACPSSSIKMNNFTDRQVYAQVEALSG
- a CDS encoding carbohydrate kinase family protein; translated protein: MKKIDVIGIGALNYDLLLKVDRILAKEDEICADEEHYLPGGSAANTIYGLAKLGLKTGFVGCLGKDMEGREIIRNFNSVGVCVKGIKILENKRTGLALALVDRSGRRALYILPRANNFLSHINLNYIKNAKLLHLTSFANLKQFELQKKIVEKLPNLEISFAPGALYTRLGLKCLLPIISKCSIIFLNYEELKMLTRKNYLDGCDKIISSGCKTVVVTLGEKGCYIAEATGKHHIKAIKTKVLDLTGAGDAFAAGFLYGYLKRKCLEECGKLGNIVASFCISKFGAREGLPSKKEIKKFLLSKKL